From a region of the Thermosipho melanesiensis BI429 genome:
- a CDS encoding DUF2202 domain-containing protein, producing MSTSLLVFGVNTADIVNLLPYETLSVSETESIMQMRKEEKLARDVYLVFYDLWGIRVFSNIAGAEQQHMDAVLTLIKKYDSNDPIKVDERGIFEDENLQALYNQLVEQGSKSLEDALIVGATIEDLDIYDLEEFLKITDNQDIEFVYKNLIKGSENHMRAFVSQLSRFSKTYTPKYIFLEKFNEIISN from the coding sequence ATGTCAACAAGTTTATTAGTATTTGGAGTAAATACTGCAGATATCGTAAATTTATTGCCATATGAAACGTTATCAGTAAGTGAAACTGAAAGCATTATGCAAATGAGAAAGGAAGAAAAGCTAGCAAGAGATGTGTATTTAGTTTTTTATGATTTGTGGGGAATAAGAGTATTTAGTAATATAGCTGGAGCAGAGCAACAACATATGGATGCAGTTTTAACATTGATCAAAAAATACGATTCGAATGATCCAATAAAAGTAGATGAAAGAGGTATATTTGAAGATGAAAATTTACAGGCGCTATATAATCAATTAGTTGAACAAGGTAGTAAGTCACTAGAAGATGCATTAATTGTAGGAGCAACAATAGAGGATTTGGACATATATGATTTAGAAGAATTCTTAAAAATCACTGATAATCAAGACATTGAGTTTGTATATAAAAATTTAATAAAAGGTTCTGAAAATCATATGAGAGCATTTGTAAGCCAATTATCAAGATTTAGTAAGACGTATACTCCAAAATACATTTTCCTCGAAAAATTTAATGAAATTATTTCAAATTAG
- a CDS encoding xanthine dehydrogenase family protein molybdopterin-binding subunit: MNVFGNKVIRIDAKEKANGVSKYAADYYFPNMLYAEVVHANISHGILEDIDTEEAEKIPGVIKIATYKDVPGINKFGHVVEDMPFLVPIGEKVRFEGDAIALIAAESPEIAKIAKKLIKIKVKELPGVFSIEEAIEDKILIHDKSNIGFKRKIKRGNLEKAFNDADLTISKQFETGYQEHAYLETQGIVTNFSTNLELYVSAQCPFYVQKDVAKILNLDLKDINVIQTETGGGFGGKEDVPSYITAKAALLSYLTKRPVKLIYSREMDILETSKRHPSKSYYKVAFKKDGTILGVKSKIYLDMGAYSTLSPIVMYRTMVHACGAYSVDNVDVEVLGVYTNKVPCGAFRGFGSPQVLLAIESIMDLAAKKLNIDPYEIRVKNALEIGKKTSTGHLLKESVGAKKTLKKVYIASNYEKLKREIQEFNEKNLYKKRGLGWAHIFYGVSLGAGGQFLDGATAVVNIQSDGTITVMIGNTEMGQGAKTTIAIIISEILGQDVSKIRVLQPQTLFIQDSGPTVASRTTVFSGNAVKIAAEKLKENIISFLSSYLKVQKEEILFKDGYVYFKNKKFSFDEIAKLCNDNNVKLSETGWYKTPKLNFDHENGIGEAYITYSYATQLSMVEVDLLTGKIELKKVWVCHDIGKVINLEGAIGQVHGGIIQGMGYVLFEEIKQKNGKILTKNFNNYLIPTIKDIPNEFNVDFVEDEFSQGPFGAKGLGEPSLMSAPPSIFNAVSNAIKKALNKIPISIKDIITEKE, translated from the coding sequence ATGAATGTATTTGGAAATAAGGTAATAAGAATAGATGCAAAGGAAAAAGCAAATGGAGTATCAAAGTATGCAGCAGATTATTATTTTCCCAACATGCTTTATGCAGAAGTTGTTCATGCAAATATTTCACATGGAATTCTTGAAGATATAGATACAGAGGAAGCGGAAAAGATTCCAGGGGTTATAAAAATAGCCACATATAAAGATGTGCCTGGAATCAACAAATTTGGACATGTAGTGGAAGATATGCCATTTTTGGTTCCAATTGGAGAAAAAGTAAGATTTGAAGGTGATGCAATTGCATTAATTGCAGCAGAAAGTCCTGAAATTGCAAAAATTGCAAAAAAGCTAATAAAAATCAAAGTTAAAGAACTCCCTGGTGTCTTTAGCATTGAAGAAGCAATAGAAGATAAAATATTAATTCATGATAAAAGCAATATCGGCTTTAAAAGAAAAATAAAAAGAGGAAATTTAGAAAAAGCTTTTAACGATGCAGATCTAACTATTTCAAAACAATTTGAAACAGGATATCAAGAACATGCATATCTTGAAACACAAGGTATTGTCACAAATTTCTCAACTAACTTAGAATTATACGTTAGTGCACAATGTCCTTTTTACGTACAAAAGGACGTTGCAAAGATCTTAAACCTTGATTTAAAAGATATAAATGTTATTCAAACAGAAACAGGTGGGGGATTTGGTGGAAAAGAAGATGTTCCATCATACATCACCGCAAAAGCTGCATTGTTATCATATCTTACAAAAAGACCTGTAAAACTTATTTACTCTAGAGAGATGGATATACTAGAAACAAGTAAACGCCATCCAAGTAAATCATATTATAAAGTTGCATTTAAAAAGGATGGGACAATTTTAGGCGTTAAATCTAAAATTTATCTAGATATGGGAGCATATTCTACACTTTCTCCAATTGTAATGTACAGAACAATGGTACATGCATGTGGGGCATATAGTGTTGATAATGTGGATGTAGAGGTATTGGGAGTATATACTAATAAAGTTCCATGTGGAGCTTTTAGAGGATTCGGTTCCCCTCAAGTTTTGTTAGCTATAGAATCAATTATGGATTTGGCAGCGAAAAAACTTAACATAGATCCTTACGAGATAAGAGTAAAAAATGCTTTAGAAATAGGCAAAAAAACTTCTACCGGACATTTGTTAAAGGAATCTGTAGGTGCTAAAAAAACTCTGAAAAAAGTTTATATAGCTTCAAACTATGAAAAACTTAAAAGAGAAATACAAGAATTTAACGAGAAAAATTTATATAAAAAACGCGGATTAGGTTGGGCTCATATTTTCTACGGTGTAAGTTTGGGAGCTGGCGGACAGTTTCTTGATGGCGCAACTGCCGTAGTAAATATACAATCAGATGGCACAATTACAGTAATGATCGGTAACACGGAAATGGGACAAGGTGCTAAAACTACTATCGCGATAATTATCTCTGAAATTTTAGGTCAGGACGTATCCAAAATAAGAGTTCTACAACCTCAAACATTATTTATTCAAGACAGTGGTCCGACAGTTGCGTCAAGAACTACTGTTTTTAGTGGAAATGCCGTGAAAATTGCAGCTGAAAAACTTAAAGAGAATATAATTTCTTTCCTCTCAAGTTATTTGAAAGTTCAAAAAGAGGAAATTTTATTCAAAGATGGTTATGTATATTTTAAAAACAAAAAATTTTCGTTTGATGAAATAGCCAAACTTTGTAATGATAATAATGTAAAGTTGTCTGAAACAGGTTGGTACAAAACTCCAAAGTTGAATTTTGATCATGAAAACGGGATTGGAGAAGCATATATCACCTATTCTTATGCTACACAACTTTCAATGGTGGAAGTAGATTTATTAACAGGCAAAATAGAGCTTAAAAAGGTATGGGTATGTCACGATATAGGTAAAGTAATAAATTTAGAAGGAGCAATTGGCCAAGTACATGGAGGAATAATTCAAGGAATGGGATATGTTCTTTTTGAAGAGATAAAACAAAAAAATGGAAAAATTCTAACCAAAAACTTCAACAATTACTTAATTCCTACAATAAAGGATATTCCAAATGAGTTTAATGTAGATTTTGTAGAAGATGAATTTTCACAGGGACCATTTGGTGCAAAAGGGTTAGGCGAACCTTCATTAATGAGTGCTCCACCTTCTATTTTTAATGCTGTTTCTAATGCTATAAAAAAAGCATTAAATAAAATCCCAATTTCAATTAAGGATATTATTACAGAAAAGGAGTGA
- a CDS encoding 8-oxoguanine deaminase has product MRTLFKNIFFLYTFDETIGNLENAYILVEDNIIKEIGTNWENVIADKIIDLDGYIVLPGFVNTHHHMYQTLTRGLAANSKLFDWLVYLYEIWKFIDEEAIYVSTIIASYEMIKTGVTTTTDHLYLYPYGKNNLIDAEIKAAREIGIRFYPTRGSMSLSKKDGGLPPDSVVQKDDEILSESERVIQKYHDDSKYSMLRIALAPCSPFSVTKNLMVETLRLSEKYNILLHTHLAETYDEEIYCMEKFGKRPVDYMEELGWLNDRVWFAHLVYLNEKDIEKLSLNNVGMAHCPSSNMRLGSGIAPVFKLKDKIKVGIAVDGSASNDTNNMLLELRNTLLLQRVKYGANSLTVEEVLKMGTLGGASVLQIDDYVGTISKGKAADFIGIKLDKVEFAGALHEPINAILLCDAKNVELSVINGKIKIYDGNFLNFEIYEFVEKHNKISERLIKKSIKT; this is encoded by the coding sequence GTGAGAACTTTGTTTAAAAATATATTTTTTTTGTATACATTTGATGAAACAATTGGTAACCTGGAAAATGCGTACATCCTTGTTGAAGACAACATAATTAAAGAAATCGGAACAAATTGGGAAAATGTAATAGCAGATAAAATTATCGATTTGGATGGATATATTGTATTACCTGGATTTGTAAACACTCATCATCACATGTATCAAACACTAACACGAGGTCTTGCGGCAAATAGCAAATTATTCGATTGGCTTGTATATTTGTATGAAATTTGGAAATTTATTGATGAAGAGGCTATATACGTTAGCACAATAATTGCATCATACGAAATGATTAAGACTGGTGTAACAACAACCACAGATCATCTTTATTTATACCCTTATGGAAAAAACAACCTTATTGATGCAGAAATTAAAGCAGCACGAGAAATAGGTATCAGATTTTATCCAACAAGAGGTAGTATGTCTTTAAGTAAAAAAGATGGAGGTCTTCCACCAGATTCCGTGGTACAAAAAGATGATGAAATTTTAAGTGAATCTGAACGAGTAATTCAAAAATATCATGATGACTCCAAATATTCCATGTTAAGAATTGCACTTGCACCTTGTTCTCCTTTTTCAGTTACTAAAAATTTAATGGTTGAAACACTCAGACTTTCAGAAAAATATAACATTTTATTACATACACATCTTGCAGAAACTTATGATGAAGAAATATACTGTATGGAAAAATTCGGAAAAAGACCTGTTGATTATATGGAAGAACTGGGCTGGTTAAATGATAGGGTGTGGTTTGCACATTTAGTATATTTAAATGAAAAAGATATAGAAAAACTCTCATTAAATAACGTTGGAATGGCGCATTGTCCTTCATCAAATATGAGATTAGGTTCTGGAATAGCTCCAGTTTTCAAGTTAAAAGATAAAATAAAAGTTGGTATAGCAGTGGACGGAAGTGCTAGTAATGATACTAATAACATGTTACTAGAACTTAGAAATACTTTATTACTCCAAAGGGTAAAATATGGTGCAAATTCTCTTACAGTAGAAGAAGTCTTAAAGATGGGAACATTAGGTGGTGCAAGTGTTTTACAAATTGATGATTATGTAGGTACAATTTCTAAAGGCAAGGCCGCAGATTTTATTGGTATTAAATTGGATAAAGTTGAGTTTGCAGGTGCGCTCCATGAACCAATTAACGCTATTTTGTTATGTGATGCTAAAAATGTAGAACTGTCTGTAATTAATGGAAAAATAAAAATTTATGATGGAAACTTTTTAAATTTTGAAATTTATGAATTTGTTGAAAAACATAACAAAATTTCTGAAAGATTAATAAAAAAATCGATAAAAACTTAA
- a CDS encoding penicillin-binding transpeptidase domain-containing protein translates to MKIRVIFIYSLLLLLILIETINILKINSSETDNTLEIKIPSLRGSIYDCNDNLIATSVPHYVAYLDVDFLNRFYNPSMEIDLKLLESRFNIKIDREKRFIKIGEANDIDEIRNRIPTNLRKFVNISIVQKRISLSDFGMDLIIGNIHNQNYSGIEKVFNEYLKEKSDGKIVFKFSGNISKKGNITNIIPPKNGNNLKLTIDSLLQKKLYELAFKEKEKYNAESVGIILMETKTAKIKSLVTTNTWPDYTMGYIEPGSALKPIFYAAALDLNVTTKDATFICNGYIYPETDLDIKITDIHPHGLIDLKKAISESCNVAAVKTSKILVENYGQEILYNIFKTFHFGEPTGIELPGEIGGILKSPENWSKVDWAYLPIGYSIGVTPIQLISAFNSIINDGIYISPTIVENSTQKKYRVITIKTSKLMRNFLKDVVENGTGKHAKVPGIEIFGKTGTSEIKPNSGKYLMTFVGSFKINDLMYTGLIWVRNPTGYYLSSEVAAPIFRELIKTVIEYIKKEENSIYVTPGVVPNVKGWNLRQLLELKKYFNITFVGKGLYAEKQIPNPGILSDKFTIYLK, encoded by the coding sequence ATGAAAATTAGAGTAATTTTTATTTATTCGCTACTACTTTTACTAATACTTATTGAAACAATAAACATCTTAAAAATTAATAGTTCTGAAACAGACAACACTCTGGAAATAAAAATTCCTTCATTAAGAGGAAGTATTTATGATTGCAATGATAATCTAATTGCAACAAGTGTTCCTCACTATGTTGCATATCTTGATGTAGATTTTTTAAATAGGTTCTACAACCCTTCCATGGAAATAGATCTAAAACTTCTAGAAAGCAGATTTAACATCAAAATTGATAGGGAAAAACGTTTTATTAAAATAGGCGAAGCAAATGATATTGATGAAATAAGGAATAGAATCCCAACTAATTTAAGAAAGTTTGTAAACATTTCTATAGTACAGAAAAGAATTTCGTTATCCGATTTTGGAATGGACTTAATAATTGGAAATATCCATAATCAAAATTACTCTGGAATTGAAAAAGTTTTCAATGAATATCTTAAAGAAAAATCAGATGGAAAAATTGTTTTTAAATTTTCGGGTAACATATCTAAAAAAGGTAATATTACAAATATAATACCGCCAAAAAATGGAAACAATCTAAAATTAACAATAGATTCTCTTTTACAAAAAAAATTATATGAACTAGCCTTTAAAGAGAAAGAAAAATATAACGCTGAAAGTGTTGGAATTATACTAATGGAAACAAAGACTGCTAAAATAAAATCACTTGTTACAACTAATACATGGCCCGATTATACAATGGGTTACATTGAACCGGGATCAGCGTTAAAACCTATATTCTATGCAGCAGCTTTAGACTTAAATGTAACAACAAAAGATGCTACTTTTATTTGTAATGGTTATATATATCCAGAAACAGATCTAGACATTAAAATAACTGATATTCATCCCCACGGGTTAATAGATCTAAAAAAAGCAATATCTGAATCATGTAATGTTGCAGCTGTTAAAACTTCAAAAATACTTGTAGAAAATTACGGCCAAGAAATTTTATACAATATATTTAAAACTTTCCACTTCGGAGAACCCACAGGAATAGAATTACCAGGAGAAATAGGAGGAATATTAAAATCGCCCGAAAATTGGTCAAAAGTAGATTGGGCATATTTACCTATTGGATATTCTATTGGTGTTACTCCTATACAATTAATTTCCGCTTTTAATTCTATCATAAATGACGGTATTTATATTTCCCCTACAATCGTAGAAAACTCTACGCAAAAAAAGTATAGGGTTATTACCATAAAAACTTCAAAATTAATGAGAAACTTCTTAAAAGACGTAGTCGAAAATGGTACAGGAAAGCACGCAAAGGTACCTGGAATAGAAATATTCGGAAAAACAGGCACTAGTGAAATCAAACCAAATTCAGGAAAATATTTAATGACTTTTGTGGGAAGTTTTAAAATTAATGATTTAATGTATACTGGTTTGATTTGGGTAAGAAATCCTACAGGATATTATCTATCCAGTGAAGTCGCAGCTCCAATTTTTAGAGAGTTAATAAAAACTGTAATTGAATACATAAAAAAAGAGGAAAACTCTATATATGTAACTCCTGGGGTTGTACCAAATGTAAAAGGTTGGAATTTAAGGCAACTTCTTGAACTAAAGAAATATTTTAACATAACATTTGTTGGAAAAGGGTTATATGCAGAAAAACAAATCCCAAATCCGGGAATTCTATCAGACAAATTTACAATCTATTTAAAATAA
- the rsmH gene encoding 16S rRNA (cytosine(1402)-N(4))-methyltransferase RsmH, whose translation MRKYNDKHIPVLPNEVVEYLLWKDNGIYVDCTAGEGGHTFLIAKKCPNSRVIAIDVDLEVLEIAQKNLKAFHNVILLKASYVDLPVVLKSLGIERVSGILADLGISTYQLKAEGRGFSFNRDEPLDMRMDIQQDTSAHKITNFYSEEKLSKIIFKYGEERFARRIAKQIVKNRPINTTKELVEIIKKALPPSEIRKRKRHFATKTFQAIRIEVNKELKNIEQLLKNAEELLEIGGRLAIISFHSLEDRIVKHFIKNSNNLKHIAGPIKPTQEETKNNPRARSAKLRVAERI comes from the coding sequence GTGAGGAAGTATAATGACAAACATATTCCGGTATTACCCAATGAAGTAGTTGAGTATCTTTTGTGGAAAGATAATGGAATATATGTTGATTGTACCGCTGGAGAAGGTGGACATACTTTTTTGATTGCTAAGAAGTGTCCCAACTCTCGGGTTATTGCCATTGATGTTGATTTAGAAGTTTTAGAAATTGCCCAAAAAAATCTTAAAGCTTTCCATAATGTTATTCTTTTAAAAGCTTCCTACGTAGACCTTCCTGTTGTACTTAAATCATTAGGAATTGAAAGAGTGTCTGGTATTTTAGCTGATTTAGGAATTTCAACTTATCAACTAAAAGCAGAAGGGAGAGGATTTAGTTTTAATAGAGATGAACCACTTGATATGCGTATGGATATCCAGCAAGATACCAGTGCACACAAAATAACAAACTTTTACTCTGAAGAAAAACTCTCCAAAATTATTTTCAAGTATGGAGAAGAAAGATTTGCAAGGCGTATTGCAAAACAAATAGTAAAAAATAGACCTATAAACACTACTAAGGAATTAGTTGAAATAATAAAAAAAGCTCTTCCACCATCGGAAATTAGAAAAAGAAAAAGGCACTTTGCAACAAAAACATTTCAAGCAATTCGAATTGAAGTCAATAAAGAACTAAAAAATATTGAACAGTTACTAAAAAATGCCGAAGAACTTTTGGAAATTGGAGGAAGATTAGCAATAATTTCATTTCACTCGCTTGAAGATAGAATAGTAAAACATTTTATAAAAAACTCAAATAATTTAAAACACATAGCTGGACCAATTAAACCTACTCAAGAAGAAACAAAAAATAATCCAAGAGCAAGGAGTGCTAAATTAAGAGTAGCGGAGCGTATTTAA
- a CDS encoding PLP-dependent cysteine synthase family protein, producing MKVPVIGPTYEEMLHPETIDLKIRKRAIQLKKKDPLHPINLYNITWKNENNEYYYFVIPQELTGIKANIIVLYAKDFPSGSHKVGATYSILAEKTVNGEVDPFKHTLIWPSTGNYGIGGAWVSSRMNYKSIVILPEEMSKERFEIIKKYGAEVVATTGCESNVKEIYDKAKELYQKNPEYVRILNQFEEFGNYRFHYYVTGNTMIDLVKKEKIGNQKISAVVLGVGSAGTIASGDRVKQKFPTAKVVAVEPLQCPTISLNGYGAHDIQGIGDKHVTWIHNVLNNDAIVLVDDLDAKKMLQVLTDPEGIKFLKEFIPKDEIDFISDKFGISGVANLIAAIKIAKYYNFNNNDNIFIVATDSIDRYRSVMKDLTKKYGVLDRTEAKSRTERILLYQEPSWIFEGDEFSRQRWHNLKYYTWVEQQGKSVDELNVQKSKDYWLNQQKIVEEMDEKILDYRKKHEDELRNIFFSD from the coding sequence ATGAAAGTACCGGTTATTGGACCAACTTATGAGGAAATGCTACATCCTGAAACGATTGATCTAAAAATTAGAAAAAGAGCAATCCAATTGAAGAAAAAAGATCCATTACATCCTATTAATCTCTATAATATAACTTGGAAAAACGAAAATAATGAATATTATTACTTTGTTATACCACAAGAGTTAACAGGCATAAAGGCTAATATTATAGTTTTGTATGCCAAAGATTTCCCTTCAGGAAGTCATAAAGTAGGAGCAACATACTCAATTCTTGCAGAAAAAACCGTAAATGGTGAAGTTGATCCATTTAAACATACACTTATTTGGCCTTCAACTGGTAATTATGGTATAGGTGGTGCTTGGGTATCCTCAAGGATGAATTATAAATCAATTGTTATCCTTCCAGAAGAAATGAGCAAGGAAAGATTTGAAATAATAAAAAAATATGGTGCAGAAGTAGTTGCAACCACGGGTTGTGAATCTAATGTAAAAGAAATTTATGATAAAGCAAAAGAATTATACCAAAAGAATCCTGAATATGTTAGAATTTTAAACCAATTCGAAGAATTTGGAAATTATAGATTCCATTACTACGTTACAGGAAATACTATGATAGACTTGGTAAAGAAGGAAAAAATTGGAAATCAAAAAATATCTGCCGTAGTATTAGGAGTGGGATCAGCTGGAACCATTGCAAGTGGTGATAGGGTAAAACAGAAATTTCCAACTGCTAAAGTTGTGGCAGTAGAACCTTTACAATGCCCTACCATTTCTTTAAATGGATATGGTGCTCATGATATTCAAGGAATCGGCGATAAGCATGTTACCTGGATACATAATGTTTTAAATAATGATGCTATTGTTTTGGTTGATGATCTCGATGCAAAAAAAATGCTTCAAGTTCTAACAGATCCTGAAGGAATTAAATTTTTAAAGGAATTTATACCAAAAGATGAAATAGATTTTATATCCGATAAATTTGGAATTTCAGGTGTTGCAAATTTAATTGCAGCAATTAAAATTGCAAAGTATTATAATTTTAATAATAACGATAATATTTTTATTGTGGCAACTGATTCAATAGACAGATACAGATCTGTTATGAAAGACTTAACAAAAAAATATGGAGTTCTAGATAGAACGGAAGCCAAATCAAGAACAGAAAGGATTTTGTTGTATCAAGAACCTTCATGGATTTTTGAAGGAGATGAATTTAGTAGACAAAGATGGCACAACTTAAAATACTACACTTGGGTAGAACAACAAGGAAAAAGTGTAGATGAACTAAATGTCCAAAAGTCAAAAGATTACTGGTTAAATCAGCAAAAAATAGTAGAAGAAATGGATGAAAAAATTTTAGATTACAGGAAAAAGCATGAAGATGAGTTAAGAAATATTTTCTTTTCCGATTAG
- a CDS encoding MFS transporter, with the protein MNNEKRNFYAFIWHAIFLAFASSFIEINTVIPSLVLKAGGSEIIIGLVTAITVGIPLLAQLLFASILVSKPLKKPYLLTGIYLRIFSLFLIALVLASNLSNKLILLFSILGLTIFSFSGVFAGVSYTDLLGKSISKENLKKFMSSRQILKSIFALVGAFTARIIMKEFEYPINYSIMFYIASLSLLTASIGFWLIKENKITLSNEFPSFLKVLKSIPKYLLRDKNLLNYVIFSNLTGFGLIIIPFYVLLAKNSFSLDNKLVGNFLFLQMFGIIISSFLWGKLLHKQGYKKVLKYCVVLGSMLPILAVVLSNFSPSVFSIIFFLSGLTLSARQISFEGILIEISSHENRALYVGISGALNIVTALLPLVIGTVIKLVGFNIIFISVSIAIFSSTKFLNKIKLD; encoded by the coding sequence TTGAATAACGAGAAAAGAAACTTCTATGCATTTATATGGCATGCGATATTTCTTGCATTTGCAAGTTCCTTTATTGAAATAAACACCGTAATTCCTTCTTTGGTTTTAAAAGCTGGTGGTAGTGAAATCATTATTGGACTAGTTACAGCTATTACTGTTGGAATACCACTTTTAGCCCAGCTTTTATTTGCAAGCATATTGGTCTCAAAACCTTTAAAAAAGCCTTATCTTTTAACAGGAATTTATCTTAGAATCTTTTCTCTATTTCTAATTGCGCTTGTTCTTGCTTCAAATCTTTCAAATAAATTAATTTTGCTCTTCTCAATTTTGGGACTTACAATTTTTTCATTCAGTGGAGTTTTTGCTGGAGTTAGTTATACTGATCTATTAGGTAAGTCAATTTCAAAAGAAAATCTTAAAAAATTCATGAGTTCGAGGCAAATATTGAAAAGTATCTTTGCATTAGTTGGGGCCTTTACTGCAAGAATTATAATGAAAGAATTTGAATATCCAATTAATTATTCTATTATGTTTTACATTGCATCCCTTTCGTTACTCACAGCTTCAATTGGATTTTGGTTAATCAAAGAAAACAAAATTACTCTTTCGAACGAATTTCCATCTTTTTTAAAAGTTTTAAAAAGCATTCCAAAATATCTTCTTAGAGACAAAAATTTACTAAATTATGTGATATTTAGTAATCTTACTGGATTTGGACTAATTATTATTCCTTTCTATGTATTACTTGCAAAAAATTCATTTTCTCTAGACAACAAGCTTGTTGGTAATTTTTTATTTTTACAAATGTTTGGAATAATTATATCTAGCTTTTTATGGGGAAAATTACTACATAAGCAAGGCTATAAAAAAGTATTAAAATACTGCGTTGTTTTGGGAAGCATGTTACCAATTCTCGCCGTTGTATTAAGTAATTTTTCACCTTCAGTATTTTCAATTATTTTTTTCCTTTCAGGGCTTACACTAAGTGCACGGCAGATATCTTTCGAGGGAATATTAATTGAAATAAGTAGCCACGAAAACAGAGCACTTTATGTCGGAATTTCTGGAGCTTTAAATATTGTTACCGCATTGCTCCCTTTAGTTATTGGTACAGTTA